The following DNA comes from Solanum stenotomum isolate F172 chromosome 11, ASM1918654v1, whole genome shotgun sequence.
AAGTAAAACGATTTAGAAAGtggttaaataaaatattctggACACTCTTGACACAACAAGGTGTTGTAGCCTAGTTATTTTAGGTGCCTTGAAAGAGTCAAGCCTTTAAGCTTTTGTGAGTTTAAATCTCGCTAGCAGTGGTTTTAATTacgtagtttaatttttttttcatgtatattacgtagtttaattttaaaatttctaatgcACTCATTCATTACAATTCTTGGACACCTTTCATGAACTTTCTGGCTACGCCACTaatcatattcttcaaatttattatatttattacctattgtttttatttactttagttAGCGTATTATTATTTGACCTCTACATACACAccacttataaaattatgtttactTAGTCAGATATCACAaagactaaaattaaaatttaccaataattgatttttatatttattaaaataaaattaaaaaatgagagaGAAGACTTTTCCTTTAGTAAACGAGAAACAGCGGTCCAAAAATCCACCGGTCTAATATAAACCCATCAAAAAAAATCCAACCGGGTCGAGCTAGGTTAACAATATACAGAAGCTCAAACCTCAAAGCAAATCATCGCATTTTCTCAAGATTCATCTGTTTTCTCTTCAAATTAGCAGATCTAAGCAAAACCCAGAAGAGATTTTAAGCTCAGAAAATGGAATCAGCTGCTAGAAGAAGCGGTGGTGGTGTTCTTGAAGGATTTTACCGGCTTGTTATGCGCCGTACCCCTGTCTATGTTACCTTTGTCATCGCCGGCGCTTTGCTCGGCGAACGGGTCAgtcctttttttctatttattttgtagAGATTTGGGTGTATTTTGATTGGATCTGAAGATGTATTGGTTAAGTTTAATGGTTTTGATTAGTAAAAGATGGgttatgttgctcggactcttcaaaattgtaTCGCACTCGTGTTGGATTCTTCAAAATATACTGCTTTTTTGGGTATCCAACATGCACCTGTTGATATATTTGAAGAGTTTGGAGCAATATAGCAGATGGGTGTGACCCGTTTTGATGTTTTTCTTGcttgttgtgttgttgttgtactgCATCCACGTGGGATTCTTTAAAATGCAATATTTTTGGAGTATAGGATATGTACCCgttgatatttttgaagagtttagAGCAATATAGCAGATGGGTGTGAtccattttgatgtttttcttGCTTTGttctgttgttgttgttgttgcaggCGGTGGATTATGGGGTTAAAACGCTCTGGGAGAAGAACAATGTTGGGGTATGTTTGAATTCTCTAAAAGACTGATTGTGCAAAAGTTTCCATTTTTGGCATGCATTTTATGTATATAGATTGTTTTTATGAGCACACCGAGAAGTTAAGGAGATACaacatataaatatgtatacataaaaagaaatttaaccTTGTATATTCGTTGTAATTATTTTGGTGAAGAGGCTTAAGATGAGCCCTGTTGCGGCCCCTAGCTCTGCCCCAGGTAGCTATAGGGTTCATTTTTTCAGTTACGAGAACTGTTTTAATTAGGTTGCAGTTGGGATGTCTTATAAGGTTGCTAACTTGCATATATGTCTAGGGAATGACCATTTCTTCACATgatctttcctatttatttgaaatatgttgTGCTTTAGGGTCCTCTATTGTTGTTATGATGCATCTTTTTCATTGACTAGAGTTTGTGAAACGAAGGATAATGGTTGTGATGAATGGGGTTTTCCAAAAACAATAGCCTTAGTATTCGTTGATGGTATTTTAAACCTCTGTCTTAATGAAATTGCAAATATCATGGGATTCTGTAGATTGATTAAGAATTTCAAGGGACCAACATTAAGTTCTTTTGGGGGAGTAGTGTTGTAGACTGCTATTGGGATTATGTCTGAAGTTTGAATGATGTATGGCTAAGTGCCTTAAATGGACTAGTTCTCTTTTCAGCTGAATGTGGAAGATGGTCCTACCATAGGTGTATGTTACCTAAATTTGCAcaatttgaattgggttcttTTACCTCCTCTGAGGTGATTAAGGTTGCTCAAGTGTTCTAATCCCTCTATCCTATGTGACAAAAATGTTTACCCGCATTACAAGACCACCTATGTGACAAAAATGTTTATCACAGCCTTACATGCTTTTGGTGTTTGGCATTGGATCAAATCTACATGCATACACTAACATGATCTTTAATGCTTATcctataaaaaaatacaatctaTATAGTGTATGTCAAATCAAGGGTGTGGCCTAATAGTCGATGAAGTGAAATGAACTAGGGTTTAGATCTTAGTGGTGTTGAAAGACGTTAGATGATTTTATGCACACGTGGAATAGATTCTCTTGCCATTTCCAACTTTGGATTTggaaaataaacttcatccctTCTTGATCTCTATCCATGTACCCACCCTGTAAGAATGCATAACCTCCATTGAggatcatttattttttatattctacATATTTATGTCTTGTTACTCTTCTTGCTAAAGTATTCTTCTTCCCCTCTTCCTCTCCCCCGGTTGTTCTTCTTTATCCTCCAGACCTGAGTCTTTTATTCCTTTTTACCAAAACTCTTGGCTCCTACCTTCTATTTCcattcttcttgttcttctagcATTCAGCTCCTCATTTCTATTGTCTTGTAATTGTTTAAACATCTCCACATTCTTTACCGTTTCTGTTATtctgtttcattttttattttgcccTTTGATTTTTTCCTCTTGTCactactttctttcttttcctacCCTCCCTCTCTTCTTCTCCATTCCCCTCCCCGTTGGTGTTTTTCTTCTTACAcctttatgttatatatatttatcagcTTTTACAAGTTTCATTCATGATTCACCTGATTTCTTCTTTACCTTTTTTCTGATTTGTCTCTCCTTTCCCTATATTCCAGCTTGCTTCACTTTCTTGCATAAATCTGATGTCCTGACAATCTTGTAAGCAGATATACTCTTCCATTTCGTACTTGCTATCTGCTACGGCTACCGGTGCAAGTACTGAGTAACCTTGCTTTTCTAGGTTTAGGCAGATGTGCCAAGTTAAACCTAATGTCGGCTCTGTTGGAATGTGCACCCCTGCTCCAATGTTTCAGTTTCCTCCTCCTCCGCTTTCGCTTCCTCCTCTGCCTCACTTTTCGTCCTCTACTTTCTGCCATAAAATCCAACAACTTCAATTGTGTTAGTTGTTGCAACAACTCAATGTTTGTTGAGTTGCAGCAAATTTCAGAGATAGTTGTTGCAACAATTTCTTAATTTGTTGAATTTTCTGCACAATCTCCTTTCATAACTTGAATTTCCCCTCATAAAATTTTCTCCTCAAATCTTCACAACCAAAGCATAAATAACCCGTAGAATGAGAAGAAAAAGGTGATCGCGACGATgtagaagatgaagaaaatgataaaagagaaaaaagaagaaaaaaatggaaaatggaaggaagaagaagaaaaaaaatagaaggaagaagaagaggaaggacGGAGGcgataaaattcaaatttgagattTGAAATTTAGAAGTGATGATAGGTTCTCTTTAAGAAAGTTCGAAATTTTAATCTAACTAATACTAATTATAGACACACCCAAGTTCCCTTAATTATATTTGACTTGGTCAAAGTCATCTTTTTTCAAATCAAGGCTTGAGACGTCCCTGTAGTGTGAAATCTTCTTGAGTTACGTTGTGGCTGAAATGATAAATGATGTGTACAAGTATATCAGCAAGAAGCAGACCGGTAGGAAACAATAGGAAAGTCATGATGTATTTCCTAAGCAGGCAAAACTTTTGCTTAAGAAGTCGTTGAATGTCTGTTTCTTTTTGCTTCAGTGTAATCAGTCAGTAACTGCATTATGCCTCTACATAAAGAACTCTTAATATGGTGGAAAACTGATGAACAAAACTATGACCTAAAAGTCAAAATATCGATTCAACCTTGCCTCCGGAAAAGTGAAGAGCGACCATTGGTTCTGAAAAAAACATTACAATAGTAAACCAAATTGAACTATGAGGGGTTGTTTGGTTACCTAGATTAGGACACTAGTACTGATTTAAATTTAGGATTGCATTTATCCATCATTTGGTTATTGGTATTAGgtaatatcaaatataaatttgagCGAAGGGTAAAAAAACACACCTAAAGTATCAtgtttttttgagtttcatacctgaACAACCAGGTGCGAGAATTTCCTACATGAACCATCACCAAACGTTTATCAAAGCTCACCTCAACTATCCgttgtttattttttcctacCTGAAGATTATGACATTTCATTGAATAGGCTCTCTTATGTGATATTTATTGAATAGGCTCATAATTATCTTTGCAGCTTATTTGATATGAATAGCTTTTAGAAATGCTAGACACATTTTACTGTTATATTCTTGATATTGCTGGTTCCATGTTCATGTTTAATTCTCAGTAGCAACCTATGTTACCCGAGTCCAAAATTGTTGCCACTCTCATGCTGGCTCCTTCAAAAATGCATTACGTTTGGGGGATCCAACATGCACtcattgacatttttgaagagtccgagcaacatagtgCAACTCATTTTAATCTTTTGATATCATTCATTTCTAACTTGGAGCTTTTATACTTTAATACAGAAGCGTTACGAGGATATTTCAGTTCTTGGACAGCGGCCTGTTGATgaataaattttcaataatgAAGTTTATTTGAGACGAGACAGAAGTACTTGTTATCGATTTTTCAATAATCGTTTTGCTAATTCGCCATTGCTggctttcttttatatatttgctGTAGTTTTGAAGGAAATTCGTTGAATGAAATATGATACCAACTtgaaatttatgtcatattggCTTGTGTTTGACACTGTGGGATGACAGGAAAATAATCGTTATTGTGCCAAAAAGAAGTACTTTCTTGCATTTTATATGAAAGTATTTGAACATACGAATTTTGAGATGATGTTTCTTACCCTTCGATTAtggtattattttgttgtaatgATCGTACCTTTTTAAGTATGCATTCTTTAGCATTTTGTGTTGGCTTCTTCACACTCGttggttttgttttttgaaCGGCTCTGTAGTGTTTTtacttgagtcgagggtctattggaaaccacctctctacctccaaaggtaggggtaaggtttgcttATACATTACTCTCCCCAGACTCCACGGTTGGGATTATATTGAGTATGTTTTTAATTTggttataatttatttttggtagTATTGTTATAATAGTAAAGTAACTACAAATGCTATTTGAACTTGGAATCTCTTATTAAGATGGTGATGGGGCGATTAGTATttctttatctttaattaaagattcAGATTTGAGAATAGAGTCATTTTTGATAGACATTGTTTTActtctaaaataaatttcttctgtatgaatttgaattagtcGGATTTTAAAATGAATACCGAAGATCAAAACAGTGATAACATGGAGGAATACAATCAAACAAGAAAATCTAAGAACATATTTTGCCCCCAAACTTCTAATGCAATCCTTTGAAGTTTTATCTTAAAGTGTGTCTAATGCATTATGCATCACtagttttatttcaaattaaggCATGATTGATACaaatttgccaaaattttaacaATTAACTTCACCAAACAGAAGAAAGTTTCAAACTAAGATCTAAAAGCTCCTTGATAAggattttattcttgaaatatCCTAAATTATGATCTTACTAACTGATGAGTATCAATATTCTCATGCTACAAGATTTCGAGCTTTCTTGAAGTTAAAGCTGAATTTAAACACACTCGTTTTCCTTCCGacatctttcttctctttttctctcatGACTATCTACCTCTGACCTCGaacattcttgaagttgaacctGAACTTGAACACACTCGTTTTCCTTGAGACATCAAGGCTTCACGAGCTGATTTTAGTCCCTCCGGAGCTAGTATTTTATCAAAAGAAGAACAATCCATCCATTTCCTCAAAGAACCCTCATGTTCCCATCTATCTGGCACAAAAACCCTACCTTCAACTTCTCTCCAATGCCTCTTCAATTTCTCACTCCCTAATAACCCCAACTTCTTCGATTCGATGaaaaaattgtttgttttaTCTCCATCATCCACCATAGACAATGATTCAAAGTTCTTGATAGAATCTTGATGTTGACATTCACCTTGTTTATGAAAGTATTCTTGATTTACTTTCATCGTCGTGGAGTCGAAAAAATTGTCTATTTTATCTTCATCATCCATAATTGACAAAGATCTAATGTTCTTGATGGAATCTTGATATTGATATTCAACTTGTTTAGGAGAaagttcttgattttctttcatTGTGTATACAATATGGTTTAGTATAGATGAGAGTCTTGAATGAATTTATAATAAAGGGGGCTTAAATTGTATATATGACCAATAGGTGGTGAATTGTTATACACGTTAAGACATTCAATTTTTGACActttcttgattgttctccaAAATTTTTCTTGGAGTATATGTTTTGGTATTTTTCTCGTATGTGTTAGGTAAAGTTAGTAGAGTTTGTGTGGTTGAGTATATATGATGTGTGTTCTTTTTGTATGTTATATATTGAGACACAtgattataaacaaaaaaaagagtatGTGTATATGGACATCTTATAGTAATGTTAGATATTTTTACAAAAGATGGAGTTATACCTCTCCAATGGtaaatttgaaatcataagAAAGACAATAATGAAGTCGCTTCTGATAGAGAAGTGATTTATCCGTCAACATAAAACTTTCTAACACAAATTCAAGTTAATTAGGTCCCAAAATGGATACTAAGTATTGGACGGAAAGCTACCCTAacctccccccaaaaaaattgtaatgaaATCTCTTTTATGCACTCTTACATTTAACTAGATATactctagtttgcaatattacaaaTCTTATTAGATTTTGATGCATCTAGATACGTTTGTTTACATGTATCTCGGCATACATGAAGtcaaaattaagtgtaatttgttctagatacactatatccaagtggattcacatgtatctgggatatattgacaaatctcgctcgcctcctTCCCATCTCGCTTACCGTTCTCCTATGTATCTGGCATCTCAGATACATGCGAATTACACTAGATacatacaaatgcatatatctCGAGATACATGGAGTCAAAATTAgtataatttgttctagatacactatATCCAAttggattcacatgtatataTCTAGGATAATAGACAAATTTCGTTCTCCGCCCTCccatctcactcgccactctcctatgTATCTGGTTTGTATGTATCTGTTGTGATTCGAATGTATATGGGATAATGACTATCTTGCTTGCTTCCCTCCCAtatcgctcgcctctctctatTTTAGTATGTcttgtatattatacatgtatctaggtgtATTTTCCTCAATATATTGTAAAAGAATACTTAATTAGtgattatatacataattatacaaatgaatGCATAAATTAAGAAGCTTAGTAATAAATTGATTACTAAATTCTAGCTTGTTTTTATTGGAAAATAAGCCATGATTGATACAGATTCTCCAAAATTTAAGCAATAAACtccaacaataataataataattcaaactaagaTCTAAAAGCTCCTAAACAAGCATTTATTCTGAAATATCTTAATTTATGACTTTACTAACTCAACATCAATATTCTCAGCCTACACCTCATACTCAATTTTATCATGAGTATCTACTTCTGATTTCGaatattcttgaagttgaacttgaacGTGCTCATTTTCCTTGAGACGTCTTTTTTCTTCCTAATTATAATCTTCCATGACTATCTACTTATGATTTCgagcattcttgaagttgaacttgaacGTGCTCGTTTTCCTTGAGACATCAAGGCTTCACGAGCTGATTTTAGTCCCTTCGGAGCTAGTATNNNNNNNNNNNNNNNNNNNNNNNNNNNNNNNNNNNNNNNNNNNNNNNNNNNNNNNNNNNNNNNNNNNNNNNNNNNNNNNNNNNNNNNNNNNNNNNNNNNNtttgacactttaaattctatcgaTGCCagataaattaggataaaaaaacctaacatataatatttaaatatatttaaaaatactataagtaatactatacattacaataattaacagcttaattatttaaaacttatatacaaaatttaattgactctctaaattctattggtaccacataaaatggattatatgataaacatatattgtttgaaattgacgaaaaagaaacaataaattacaataatgaataaaaaaaatagtcgacgaaattgacgaaaaacaaattataaattacaataattaacaaaataaatctctcgactccaacaaatctatcaattaatgccacataaattgggacatggcaaataacatatattattaaaaaattaagttcaaactgtactataaaatacaataattatcaacttaatatattaaagagacatataaaaaatggttaatatttgaaattctgcatctgccacataaattagaacaaatagattaataaatattattttcaaaattatgttaaaaaaagtactacaaatcacaatagctaacaatctaaaatatttttaaaatcatataaaaatttcaataacttctcaaattccataatatgacataaattttaaaaaaagtgttataaatcatattaaatagtacaatattttaactactttaaaagtattataaattgtaataaataatacaacaatttaaattacttattacttaaaatttaacgacttaaaaatatttttttaaatgtattaaaattttggttaattgtcaaaactttacatgtgccacataaattgggacatggagagtcacacatattttttaaaaaaaaattacattaaaagtattctatcaattaacaacatatattgtttgaaattgacggaaaaaatatataaattacaataattaacaaaataaatctctcgactccaacaaatctatcaattaatgccacataaattgggacatggcaaataacatatattattaaaaaattaggttcaaaatgtacaataaaatacaataattaacaacttaatatattaaagagacatatgcttaatttttgaaattctgcgtgtgccacataaattagaacaaacagagtaataaatatttttttcaaaattatgttaaaaaaaagtactacaaatcacaatagctaaaaatttaaaatatttttaaaatcatataaaaatttcaataacttctcaaattccataatatgacataaattaaaataataaaaaatatatattttgggccccgtgctggcacggggtcttatatctagtatatatatatattcactttAAACTATGAATTAATTATGCGTCAGTATGACTtaccaaataaattaatgaaaatataatcAATTACTAAAATTTTGAgtgatatattcaaatatttattgcaTTAAAAGATCATCAAAAAGTAGCAAAATATTGCAAAAGAAATAGAATACCAAAATTTTAGGAGatataattagttattaatttatattacaATAAAAGATAGTCAAAATCtgcaaaagaaattttaaacaCTGCTTTATATATAGCATTGATGcaaaattggagaaatttttTCAGAAGTATTAGATTTGATTATGTTACTCCTGAAATAACAATACAGTCACTCCTATTTATCTGTATTAGATAGAAAATACCTGTGATGCTTGGACAGAGATtgaacaaaattaataaattacatAAAGTTATGTATGAACAATCAAGGCTCAAGATATTTCCTCACTATCAATATTGAGATTTGAAAACATACGGtaagtaaagaaaaaagaagagatagCTAACGTAGTGGATagaattaaggataaaattgaGAAGTTATAACtgcttaaaatttaaaactattttaaaattatttatcaattgtaaaaaaatattactttttttttaagatgCCGACATTTGTCATTATgagtgtatgttgatgacatgtgtctatttttattttaaattttgaatttgtaatatttaattagtaatataatacttaattatttataatttaaaattctgaaaatttgtGATAATGACATGTGGcgttttttcttctcctattatatatagatagataaggTTCAACTTTTCCTCAttattaattaagtaaataataagatgaaaatatctagttttaaaaccaaataaataaattaattagacAGGAAAAAGGTTTAACAAGTCATTGTATAAAGGTAAACCAAGTTATAATAATACGTTTAGTTTatgtttaatttgattaattcatATGTTTTTGTTCTAAATGAAATTCATTAACTCATAAAAATATgacatgttgcaaaaataagttGAAATAAACAAGTGTTTTACAAATAGAACTTGAATAATTATAACAtattctcaaaataaataaaataaaaaacaaacaaacacacattatgacttattttttttggttttccacccGGTGTTTGATACCTATATTAGAGcccgattaaatttgaattcgtgTTGGAAAATCCGACATGATTCCGTACCGAAGAGATGACTTTTATCTTATTCTAGTGACTGGACAACGGGAGAAGCAAACTCTAGAAGCTCTTTGTTATTCTGAAATAGTAACATATCATCCTCAGTCAAAGTGATTAGTACATTTATCCCTTCTCCACTTGGATCAtccatgaaaataaattgatttttcattGGTTGTTTCACTTGTGTCACTCTTATGGGGGTACCCCATCCAAAATCAATTTTATGTGACCCAAAAGTGCACAAACTTGTACCAAAATACATGTCAAATGCATCCTGCTTCATTATGTTTTcaatctctttaattttttcgaTTGAATATGTGTGGCTAGTTGATGTGTATTCATATCTTTCAACTCATGTCGAAGTTGTTGTTTAGCCTTTTGTAACTCACCAACATAGTTTGGTAACGATATCTTATTTTCTGTCATTGCTATTGTGCTAAAGAGACAATTAGCATTTCCTATTGTGTTGAGTGGAATAGGGGGGCGTAAATTCATTACATGAACCACTACAAGGCTACTTCTTTCTTTTGATAAGGAATCACTCCAAGGCAAATTTTGTGGGAATACTATCTCAATACCATCATTATACGGATTCGTAAGTATTTCAGACATTTGACAATTGACACGGACATTAAAATACTCAGCACCAACTATATCATTGCAATCAACATACTTATTATCCGTGATTCGTCCCGCAAAGGgataataaaagaataatatttttgaaagggAATTTTCAAGAATATTGGATATTTGAGTTATGGTATGATTTTCAGGTTTAGAGTACAAGGCAGCAATTGGTAGATATAGAGTATTATCTGTTTGATCTTTAAAAGAGAGATTATAATGTCTATGTGAAGAAGGGATGGAGGGAGAAGGCTTAATGATTTTTCTTGAAAGAATTGTTGATGACGCCATTTTTAGCTCTacgttttaatttgaattacaCTTAATATGTGCACGCACATTTACATTTATATAGTGTAAGTAAAATaccatttcaatttatgtgcTTTGATTCAGGCTACcagaatcaaatcaaatcaactaatatttaaataatgtttttatatttaaaataaaactcaTATCATAG
Coding sequences within:
- the LOC125844133 gene encoding cytochrome b-c1 complex subunit 9 yields the protein MESAARRSGGGVLEGFYRLVMRRTPVYVTFVIAGALLGERAVDYGVKTLWEKNNVGKRYEDISVLGQRPVDE
- the LOC125844127 gene encoding uncharacterized protein LOC125844127, giving the protein MKENQELSPKQVEYQYQDSIKNIRSLSIMDDEDKIDNFFDSTTMKVNQEYFHKQGECQHQDSIKNFESLSMVDDGDKTNNFFIESKKLGLLGSEKLKRHWREVEGRVFVPDRWEHEGSLRKWMDCSSFDKILAPEGLKSAREALMSQGKRVCSSSGSTSRMFEVRGR